The nucleotide window AGCTGATCGAACTTCAGCAGGCCGAGATAGGTCTTCTTCACCTGGCCATCGGCGCCGATCAGCACCGTGAACGGCAAGCCGCCCTGGGCATTGCCGAACTGGCGCGACAGCTCGGTGCCGGCCACGCCATCCACGTACAGCGGGTAGGCGATCGGGAACTTCTTCGTGAATTCGGCGATGTTGGTGGGCGAGTCGATGCCGATGCCGATCACCTGCAGGTTCTTGTACTTGCCGCTGGTTTGCAGCGCCGACAGTTCCGGCATTTCCTTCACGCACGGTGCACACCAGGTTGCCCAGAAATTCACCAGCAGCGGCTTGCCTTTCCATTGCGCCAGCGGCTGCTGCGTGCCCTGG belongs to Pseudoduganella albidiflava and includes:
- a CDS encoding TlpA family protein disulfide reductase, which produces MKTSHLLACGAIAVVFGAIGAWVGINKKAPPPPITSTVPPGQAAAGSAVVNALLARTMADAQGTQQPLAQWKGKPLLVNFWATWCAPCVKEMPELSALQTSGKYKNLQVIGIGIDSPTNIAEFTKKFPIAYPLYVDGVAGTELSRQFGNAQGGLPFTVLIGADGQVKKTYLGLLKFDQLHQDLAAL